The genomic region GTCCGACGGCCCCGGTCACGGCGCGCCAGCGGCCTTCCTCGAGCTCGAGCTGTCTGCGCCCGGCCGCGGTCACCTCGTACATGCGTACGCGACGGTTGTGCTCCGTCACCGCCCACCGTGCCTTGATCCAGCCGGCCTCCTCCATCCGATGAAGGGCCGGGTAGAGCGAGCCTTCTTCGACTCGGAGGACATCCTTCGACATCGTCTCGATCTGCAGCGTGATGCCGTAGCCATGCAGCGGACCGCGCCGGAGCAGGATCTTCAACACGAGGAGCGGCAGAGCGCCTTGAAGTGAATCGTGACGTCCCATACTTAGACGACTTAATATGTCTGCTAATCATACCGATCGACGCCGTGGTGTCAACTGTCACCCATGTTCCCGGCGGTCTGAAGTGTCACCTATGTCCCCGGTCTGTACCCACTTTTTGCTTGACAGGTTTTTTTTGACGAGTGCGTCGCAGTGAGAACCTAGGGTCAGGATGCCTCCTGAAGGCTCATACGGCCCCTGTGGCGGCTGTCGACGGTCCAGCGAAGGTCGCGAAGACCGTCGGACCGATTTCGTGGCACCTGAAAGCGTACACGAGGTCGTAAATATAGGGGGTTATGATGGTGCATGAATCTCAAAGCATCAGTGCATGCGACTTCGGATGCCGCGATCATCGAGCCGCGCCTCCAACCCCGGATGCCGATGTCCGAGGAGGAGATCGCACGCCT from Luteitalea sp. harbors:
- a CDS encoding PadR family transcriptional regulator, coding for MGRHDSLQGALPLLVLKILLRRGPLHGYGITLQIETMSKDVLRVEEGSLYPALHRMEEAGWIKARWAVTEHNRRVRMYEVTAAGRRQLELEEGRWRAVTGAVGHILKHA